CACCTTCGTCTTGGGTTCCCGACGGGGCGTCAGTAAGTTGGCGACATGGTGTCGATAACTTCTCAGGCCGGGTGATCACGTGTTCCTCGCGATTCGCGAGCTGCTCTTCGCCAAGGGCCGCTTCGTGCTCATGGGGTCCGTCGTGGCCCTCATCTCGATCCTCATGGTGCTGCTCTCGGGCCTCTCCGTCGGGTTGGTCAACGACGGCGTCTCGGGCCTGCAGAAGATGCCGGTGACCTCGTTCGCCTTCCAGGAGGACGTCTCCAAGGACTCCGCCTTCTCCCGGAGCGTGATCGACAAGGACGTCGTCGAGACCTGGGCCGCGCAGCCCGGGGTCGACGAGGCCGCTCCGTTCGGCAACGCCCTGGTCAACGCGGAGTCGGAGAAGGGCGTCGAGATCGACCTCGCCCTCTTCGGCATCGAGACCGACTCCTACCTCGCGCCCGAGGTCGAGTCCGGCAGTGTGCTCGGCGACGACCCGAACGAGATCGTGATCAGCGCGACGGCCGCCGAGGAGGGGATCGAGGTCGGGGACGTGATCAAGGTCGAGCCGATGGGCGCCGAGCTCACGGTGGCCGGCGTCATGCCCGACCAGCACACCTTCGGTCACGTCGACATCGCCTACCTCCCGCTGCGCACCTGGCAGGAGATCCGCACCGGGGCCGCCCCGGGCGAGGAGGTGCCCGCGCGGGTCTACGACGAGATCACCGCGGTCGCCGTCCAAGGCTCCGACGACGCCGATGCCCTGAAGGCCGGGGACGCCGCCGCCGGTACCACCTCGATGACCCTGGACGACTCCTTCGGCGCCTCCCCGGGCTACACCGCCGAGACGTCGACCCTCCAGCTGATCCAGGTCTTCCTCTACGCCATCTCGGCCCTGGTGGTCGGCGCGTTCTTCACCGTCCTGACCATCCAGCGCAAGCAGGAGGTGGCCGTGATGCGGGCGATGGGCGCCAGCACCGCGTACCTGCTCCGCGACAGCCTGCTCCAGTCGCTCCTGCTGCTCCTCGGCTCGGTCGCCGTCGGCGTGGGCCTGGGCCTGGCCGCGGGCGCCGCGATCTCCGGGACCGCGATGCCGTTCGCGCTGGAGGCCGGACCGATCGCGGTCGCCACCACGCTCCTGATCGTCCTGGGCGTGCTGGGCGCGGCGGTCGCCGTCGTCCGCATCACCCGTGTCGACCCCCTCACCGCCCTGGGAGGCAACCGATGAGCACCGCACCCGGCCGCGACGTGGCCGCCGCCGACGTGGCGACCCCGGCCCTGGAGATCTCCGACGTCTCGCTGCTGCACGGCGACGGCGAGGAGACGGTCACCGCGCTCGACTCGGTCAGCCTGAGCGTGCAGCCCGGCAAGCTGATCGCCGTGGTGGGCCCCTCGGGCTCCGGCAAGTCCAGCCTGCTGGCGGTGGCCGGTGGACTGATCAGGCCCACCTCCGGCACGGTCCGGGTCGGCGACGTCGACCTGACCACCGCCTCGCGTCAGCAGGTGACGACCGTGCGCCGTACCCGGATCGGCTACGTCTTCCAGGCCGGCAACCTGATCCCGGCGCTGACCGCCCGCGACCAGCTGCGGCTGCCGCTGACCTTCGGCAAGGTGGCCCACCCGCGGGACCCCGACGAGCTGCTCGCGGAGGTCGGGATGGCGCACAAGGCCACGCGGCGCCCGCACCAGCTCTCCGGCGGGGAGCGGCAGCGCGTCGGCATCGCCCGTGCGCTGGTGACCCGACCGGCGCTGCTGCTGGTCGACGAGCCCACCGCCGCCCTGGACCGCAGCCGCAGCCAGGAGGTGGTCGCCCTGCTGGCGCAGGAGAGCCACCGGCACGGCGTCGCCACGGTCATGGTCACCCACGACCACGACGTGCTGCACCACTGCGACGAGATCTACGAGATGATCGACGGACGACTCGGGAAGGCAGCGGCGCCGACCCGGTGACCAGCTGACCCAGGAGGTGATCGTGCCGCGGATCCAGGCACCGACCGTGGCCGAGCACCGGCGCCGGCAGGAGCGCGCGCTGCTCGACGCAGCGCGCGCTCTGCTGGCCGAGACCCCCGAGGCCCCCACCTTGGGCGCGGTCGGCGAGCGGGCCGGCATGGCCCGCTCCAGCGTCTACCAGTACTTCGCCTCCCGCGACGACCTGCTCGCCGCTGTGGTCGCCGACGTCTTCCCCGAGTGGGCCGGCCAGGTGCGGGCCCGGGTCGAGAGCGCGGGCGGCCCGGGGGAGCGGGTGTGGGCCTACGTCTGCGCCAACGTGGAGCTCTTCGCCTCCTCCGAGCAGTCGGTCGCCCGGGCGCTGACCGCGGTGGTGGAGCCGCACCTGCTCCGGGCCCCGATGCAGGCCTTCCACGCCGAGCTCCAGGTGCCGCTGCTCACCGCCCTGACCGACCTGGGGGAGCCGCGGCCGCGGCAGGTCGCCGAGCTCGTGGACTCCATGGTCGTCCAGGTCTCGCGGAGCCTGGGCTCGGGCGGGGGCGGGCCCGAGGACGCCCCGCGCGACCAGGGCGAGGCACTGGCCCTGCTGCGGCGGCTGTTGGCCGGCTACCTGGGACTCTCCCCGGACCTGCCGGCCGACCCCGCCGGCGACGGGCCCGGGCCCGCTCCGCGCAGCCGGTGACCTGGCCTGCTCGGCATCCTGGGAACCCGCGGCGGCGCCGGCACGTTGAGCCTCGCGAGTCCCCCGATCGAAAGTGCCATGAAACCTCAAGAACCCATCCGGCCCTGTCCCTCTAGCCAGGACAGGACCGGTGCCCCGCGACCGCTCGTGATCATCCGATGACGGCGGTCCTCACACTCCTCGCAGGCCTCCTGGTGGTCCTGCTGATCACCGTCGTGACGGGCTACTTCGTGGCCCAGGAGTTCGCCTACATGTCGGTCGACCGGTCGCGGCTCAAGGCCCGCGCCGCCGGGGGCGACCCGGCCGCCGGCCGCGCGCTGAAGGTGACCGGCCGGACCTCGTTCATGCTCTCGGGCGCCCAGCTCGGCATCACCGTCACCGGTCTGCTCGTGGGGTACGTCGCCGAGCCGCTGATCGGTCAGTCCCTCGGCACGCTGCTCGGCGGCGTGGGGGTGCCGACCGCGGTCGGCATCGCCGTGGGCACCGTGCTGGCCCTGGTCGTCTCCACCGGCGTGCAGATGGTCTTCGGCGAGCTCTTCCCCAAGAACCTCGCGATCGCCCGGCCGGAGCCGGTGGCCCGCTGGCTGGCCACCTCGACCCTGGTCTACCTCAAGCTCGCCGGCTGGCTGATCTGGTTCTTCGACCAGTCCTCCAACCTCCTGCTCAAGGCCCTGCGGATCGAGCCGGTGCACGACGTGGAGCACTCGGCCACCGCCCGCGACCTCGAGCACATCATCGCCGAGTCCCGGGAGACCGGGGACCTGCCGGCCGAGCTCTCCATGCTGCTCGACCGGATCCTGGACTTCCCCGACCAGGACGTGGAGCACGCGATGATCCCGCGCGTCCAGGTCGACACGGTCGACGCGGACGCGACCGTCGCCCAGCTGCGCGAGGAGATGGCCGGTGGCCACTCCCGCTACCCGGTGCTGGACGAGGACGAGCGGGTCGTCGGGGTGGTCCACCTCGTCGACGTCCTGGCCCTGGGTCAGGACGACGCCGGCCGCACCGCGGGCGACCTGGCGCGACCGGCCCTGATGGTGCCCGCGTCGATGGCCCTGCCGGACGCCGTGCGCGAGCTCTCGCGCACCCGCAACCAGCTGGCCTGCGTGCTCGACGAGCACGGCGGCTTCGACGGCGTGCTCACGGTCGAGGACCTGGCCGAGGAGCTGGTCGGGGAGATCACCGACGAGCACGACGAGCTGCCCGCGCCGCACGTGCACGGCGACCCGACGAGCAACGAGTGGACGGTCGCCGGCGGCTCCCACGTCGACGAGGTCGAGCGCGCGCTGGGACACGAGCTGCCCGCCGGCGACTACGAGACGCTGGGCGGCCTGGTCATCGCCCACCACGGCCGCTTCCCCGAGGAGGGCGAGGTGGTCCTGGTGCCGCTGCCCCTGGACCCCGGCGGATACGCCGACTCGGAGGAGCCGACCCACCTGCAGGCCCGCCTGCAGGTGCTCGAGGTGCAGGACCACATCCCGGTCACCGTCCGGATCACGCTCGAACCGATCGCTGAGGAGCAGTCCTGATGGAGAACCCCTGGGTGGTGACCGGCGCCACCATCGCGATCATCGCGCTGAGTGCCTTCTTCGTGGCGGCCGAGTTCGCCCTGATCGCCGCGCGCAAGCACCGGCTGGAGGACGCCGCGGTGACCAGCCGCTCGGCCCGGGCCGCGCTGCGCAGCACCTCCGAGCTGACCCTGCTGCTGGCCGGCTCCCAGCTCGGCATCACAGTCTGCACGCTGGCGCTGGGCGCGATCACCAAGCCGGCCGTGCACCACTGGCTCACCCCACACTTCAACGACTGGGGGCTGCCCCTGTGGGGCGCCGACGTGGCCGGCTTCGTGCTCGCCCTGGTGATCGTCACCTTCCTGCACCTGGTGGTCGGCGAGATGGCGCCCAAGTCCTGGGCCATCGCCCACCCGGAGAAGTCCGCGATCATGCTGGCCCTGCCGATGCGCGCCTTCATGTGGCTCTTCCGCCCGGTGCTGCGAGCCCTCAACGAGACGGCCAACTGGTGCCTGCGCAGGGTCGGGGTCGACCCCGACGACGCCGCCGGCACCGGGCAGGACCCGGACGCCCTGCGGCACCTGGTCGAGCACTCGGTCAACGTCGGGGCGCTGGACGCCAGCTACTCGGCCCAGTTCTCCCAGGCGCTGGAGCTGGAGACCATGACGCTGGCCGACATCGTCCGCCGTACGCCGCTCACCGCGGTCCCGGCCAGCGCCACCGTCGGCCAGGTGCAGGAGATCTCCCGCGCCTCGGGTCACCTGCGCATCCTGGTGCGCGAGGACGGTGCGCTGGCGGGGGCGGTCGACGGGGCGGCCGGCGGGGTGATCGGCATGGTGCACGTGCGCGACACGTTGGTCCGGCCCGGCGGGGCGGGCCTCGCGGAGATGGTCCGTCCGGTCGAGACCCTCGCCGGGGCCACCACCATCTACGACGCGCTGGCGCACATGCGCCGGGCGAGCAGCCAGCTGGTGCTGGTGCAGGAGGAGGGCGAGGTGGTCGGCGTGATCACCATGGCCGACCTGCTCAACCGGCTCTTCCCGCACACCCCGGAGCGGGCACCCGCCCCGAGCGCCTGACCTCCCCGGGCGGGCGGACCGTTCCCCAGGATTCGCCCCGCGTGTCGCTGGCGCGGCCACCCGCCCGGGCGTACGTTGCCAGGCATCGACGCGTGGGGAAGCGCGCCGACACCGGGAGGCCGTTCGTGAGGAT
The window above is part of the Nocardioides campestrisoli genome. Proteins encoded here:
- a CDS encoding ABC transporter permease, whose translation is MFLAIRELLFAKGRFVLMGSVVALISILMVLLSGLSVGLVNDGVSGLQKMPVTSFAFQEDVSKDSAFSRSVIDKDVVETWAAQPGVDEAAPFGNALVNAESEKGVEIDLALFGIETDSYLAPEVESGSVLGDDPNEIVISATAAEEGIEVGDVIKVEPMGAELTVAGVMPDQHTFGHVDIAYLPLRTWQEIRTGAAPGEEVPARVYDEITAVAVQGSDDADALKAGDAAAGTTSMTLDDSFGASPGYTAETSTLQLIQVFLYAISALVVGAFFTVLTIQRKQEVAVMRAMGASTAYLLRDSLLQSLLLLLGSVAVGVGLGLAAGAAISGTAMPFALEAGPIAVATTLLIVLGVLGAAVAVVRITRVDPLTALGGNR
- a CDS encoding ABC transporter ATP-binding protein; its protein translation is MSTAPGRDVAAADVATPALEISDVSLLHGDGEETVTALDSVSLSVQPGKLIAVVGPSGSGKSSLLAVAGGLIRPTSGTVRVGDVDLTTASRQQVTTVRRTRIGYVFQAGNLIPALTARDQLRLPLTFGKVAHPRDPDELLAEVGMAHKATRRPHQLSGGERQRVGIARALVTRPALLLVDEPTAALDRSRSQEVVALLAQESHRHGVATVMVTHDHDVLHHCDEIYEMIDGRLGKAAAPTR
- a CDS encoding TetR/AcrR family transcriptional regulator — protein: MPRIQAPTVAEHRRRQERALLDAARALLAETPEAPTLGAVGERAGMARSSVYQYFASRDDLLAAVVADVFPEWAGQVRARVESAGGPGERVWAYVCANVELFASSEQSVARALTAVVEPHLLRAPMQAFHAELQVPLLTALTDLGEPRPRQVAELVDSMVVQVSRSLGSGGGGPEDAPRDQGEALALLRRLLAGYLGLSPDLPADPAGDGPGPAPRSR
- a CDS encoding hemolysin family protein, whose protein sequence is MTAVLTLLAGLLVVLLITVVTGYFVAQEFAYMSVDRSRLKARAAGGDPAAGRALKVTGRTSFMLSGAQLGITVTGLLVGYVAEPLIGQSLGTLLGGVGVPTAVGIAVGTVLALVVSTGVQMVFGELFPKNLAIARPEPVARWLATSTLVYLKLAGWLIWFFDQSSNLLLKALRIEPVHDVEHSATARDLEHIIAESRETGDLPAELSMLLDRILDFPDQDVEHAMIPRVQVDTVDADATVAQLREEMAGGHSRYPVLDEDERVVGVVHLVDVLALGQDDAGRTAGDLARPALMVPASMALPDAVRELSRTRNQLACVLDEHGGFDGVLTVEDLAEELVGEITDEHDELPAPHVHGDPTSNEWTVAGGSHVDEVERALGHELPAGDYETLGGLVIAHHGRFPEEGEVVLVPLPLDPGGYADSEEPTHLQARLQVLEVQDHIPVTVRITLEPIAEEQS
- a CDS encoding hemolysin family protein, yielding MENPWVVTGATIAIIALSAFFVAAEFALIAARKHRLEDAAVTSRSARAALRSTSELTLLLAGSQLGITVCTLALGAITKPAVHHWLTPHFNDWGLPLWGADVAGFVLALVIVTFLHLVVGEMAPKSWAIAHPEKSAIMLALPMRAFMWLFRPVLRALNETANWCLRRVGVDPDDAAGTGQDPDALRHLVEHSVNVGALDASYSAQFSQALELETMTLADIVRRTPLTAVPASATVGQVQEISRASGHLRILVREDGALAGAVDGAAGGVIGMVHVRDTLVRPGGAGLAEMVRPVETLAGATTIYDALAHMRRASSQLVLVQEEGEVVGVITMADLLNRLFPHTPERAPAPSA